One Chryseobacterium sp. StRB126 genomic region harbors:
- a CDS encoding chloride channel protein, whose protein sequence is MLKILILIRQSIKKSFDNIRNEQLKHNLLQAIPFWIGSVITGFFAVLYAQVFAWGEHLMNFIFDWHAWMIFIIAPIGFVLSWWLVKEFAPNAKGSGIPQVMAAVELANPKEHKKIRSLLSLKIIIFKIVSSVILVIGGGAVGREGPTIQIAGSVFRKVNEYLPDWWPKISKKNMIMTGAAAGLAAAFNTPLGGIVFAVEELSKTHINYFKTALFTAVIIAGLTAQTLAGSYLYLGYPKTNDVSLMVMFPIVLVAATAGIMASQLSVIMLKINGWKKKTLKTDRANVVFLVVCALVIACIAYFINREILGSGKEIMERVLFTKDKHEDWYVPILRMLGPALSFTSGGAGGIFAPALSAGASIGSVISGVIHLTPNETNVVVLGGMVAFLTGITRAPFTSAIIVLEMTDRHSLIFHLMLAGMVSSISSILVSRHSLYDVLKVNFLTELRKD, encoded by the coding sequence ATGCTGAAAATCCTCATCCTTATTCGCCAGTCCATAAAGAAATCCTTTGACAACATCCGGAATGAGCAGCTGAAGCACAATCTTTTGCAAGCCATTCCCTTTTGGATTGGGTCTGTGATTACCGGTTTTTTTGCTGTATTGTATGCACAGGTATTTGCCTGGGGTGAACATCTAATGAATTTCATTTTTGACTGGCATGCATGGATGATTTTCATTATTGCTCCCATAGGATTTGTACTTTCATGGTGGCTGGTAAAGGAATTTGCACCCAATGCTAAAGGAAGCGGCATTCCCCAAGTGATGGCAGCCGTAGAACTGGCTAATCCGAAAGAACATAAAAAGATCAGAAGCCTTTTAAGTCTTAAAATTATCATCTTTAAAATTGTTTCATCTGTCATACTAGTAATTGGAGGTGGGGCTGTAGGTCGTGAAGGTCCTACTATTCAGATTGCAGGCTCTGTTTTCAGAAAAGTAAATGAATATCTTCCGGATTGGTGGCCCAAAATTTCTAAAAAGAACATGATTATGACCGGTGCGGCGGCAGGTCTTGCAGCAGCCTTTAACACGCCTCTTGGCGGAATTGTGTTTGCAGTAGAGGAATTATCAAAAACACATATCAACTACTTTAAAACAGCTTTATTTACGGCTGTTATCATTGCTGGTCTTACAGCCCAAACTTTAGCCGGATCTTATTTGTATTTAGGCTATCCAAAAACCAATGACGTTTCTCTGATGGTGATGTTTCCAATCGTGCTGGTAGCAGCTACTGCCGGAATTATGGCGAGTCAGCTTTCCGTAATTATGCTTAAGATCAATGGTTGGAAAAAGAAAACACTAAAAACAGATAGAGCAAACGTTGTATTTCTGGTTGTATGTGCTTTAGTCATTGCTTGTATCGCCTATTTCATCAATCGTGAAATTTTGGGTTCAGGAAAGGAAATAATGGAACGGGTACTTTTTACAAAGGATAAACATGAAGATTGGTATGTTCCTATTTTAAGAATGCTTGGTCCTGCCCTATCCTTTACTTCCGGAGGTGCCGGCGGTATTTTCGCACCGGCTTTATCCGCAGGAGCAAGTATTGGATCTGTTATTTCAGGAGTCATTCATTTAACTCCCAATGAGACCAATGTAGTTGTTTTGGGCGGAATGGTCGCTTTTCTTACCGGGATAACCAGAGCTCCATTTACATCAGCTATTATTGTGCTGGAAATGACCGACAGGCATTCATTGATTTTTCATCTGATGCTTGCCGGCATGGTTTCTTCCATATCTTCTATCTTAGTAAGCAGACATTCTTTGTATGATGTATTAAAAGTGAATTTTTTAACGGAACTCAGAAAAGACTAA
- the rpsF gene encoding 30S ribosomal protein S6: MNNYETVFILTPVLSESQVEEAVNKYVDLIKEKNCEIVAKENWGLKKLAYPIQLKKNGFYTLIEFKGEGSVVADLELAFKRDERVIRYLTTKLDKHAVEYAVTRRAKVKSAKA; the protein is encoded by the coding sequence ATGAACAATTACGAAACTGTTTTCATTTTAACTCCCGTTCTATCTGAGTCACAGGTAGAGGAAGCAGTGAACAAGTATGTAGATCTTATCAAAGAAAAGAACTGCGAAATCGTTGCTAAAGAAAACTGGGGATTAAAAAAATTAGCTTACCCAATCCAATTGAAAAAGAATGGGTTCTATACTTTAATCGAATTTAAAGGAGAAGGTTCTGTAGTAGCTGACTTAGAATTAGCATTCAAACGTGACGAGAGAGTAATCCGTTACCTTACTACAAAACTTGACAAGCACGCTGTTGAGTACGCTGTAACTAGAAGAGCTAAAGTAAAATCAGCTAAAGCTTAA
- a CDS encoding helix-turn-helix domain-containing protein, which translates to MNDSHFKAVEDDDAEFYVYHVLTGNITTDIHYHSSAQLVYAEGGIVHVFTDLKHWYLPARCFMWIPAGTPHYLFSTSPKVDLYNFYFKKEVNENGFFDEINIYSVNELLREMILYTKDWNGKITKNDVPKYYFLKALKGVLPEKRDKKLAFPVQHPFPKDETLLKIARYIHANLEKPLTIESTAKEFGMSTRTLSRKFKEILGMNYVRFLRALRITRSLELMLEGKYNMYEIAMMVGYNSLSSFSNIFKKIIGVAPTEYQQKLRGDR; encoded by the coding sequence ATGAATGATAGTCATTTTAAAGCCGTAGAGGATGACGATGCTGAATTTTACGTGTATCATGTCCTTACCGGAAACATTACAACAGATATCCATTATCACAGTTCTGCTCAGTTGGTTTATGCAGAAGGCGGTATTGTGCATGTTTTTACAGATTTAAAACATTGGTATCTTCCGGCAAGATGTTTTATGTGGATTCCCGCCGGAACGCCGCATTATCTTTTTTCTACCAGCCCCAAAGTAGATTTGTATAATTTTTACTTCAAAAAGGAAGTAAACGAAAATGGCTTTTTTGATGAAATTAATATTTATTCAGTCAATGAGTTACTCAGAGAGATGATTTTATACACCAAGGACTGGAATGGGAAAATCACAAAAAATGATGTCCCAAAATATTATTTTCTCAAAGCTTTAAAAGGGGTTTTACCGGAAAAAAGAGATAAAAAACTGGCTTTTCCTGTTCAGCATCCGTTTCCCAAAGATGAAACCCTCCTGAAGATCGCAAGATACATTCATGCTAATCTGGAGAAGCCTCTAACGATTGAATCTACGGCCAAAGAGTTCGGAATGAGCACAAGAACCCTTTCCAGAAAATTTAAAGAGATTTTGGGTATGAATTACGTCCGTTTTCTGAGAGCTTTAAGAATTACCCGTTCTTTGGAGTTGATGCTGGAAGGAAAGTATAATATGTATGAGATTGCGATGATGGTAGGCTACAATAGTTTGTCTTCTTTCAGCAATATCTTCAAGAAAATAATTGGAGTAGCTCCAACTGAATATCAGCAGAAATTGAGAGGGGATAGGTAG
- a CDS encoding lysophospholipid acyltransferase family protein — MSFLIKILYFISKLPLRILYIFSDVMFFLNYYLVGYRKEVITQNLKNSFPEKSEEEIKKIRKKFYRNFSDYLVETIKSFSISETESRVRMQHINQDVFHEVQKEGKNIILLAGHVFNWEWINALARIVPQKHCHPVYRKVNSDFWENQMKKVRNKFGNEALEANEVILNIFRNKNDGDSIYMFVADQTPHFSHVTYGLEFLNQRTPVFIGYDKLATRMDLAFIYCEMKKVKRGYYQVNYYRIYPDNEKFVEHEVVRKFHKMLENTLRKRPDNYLWSHRKWKYQDSIKNFDSEKN; from the coding sequence ATGAGCTTCTTAATTAAAATATTATATTTCATCTCAAAACTTCCGCTTAGAATATTATATATTTTTTCGGACGTTATGTTCTTCCTAAATTATTATCTGGTAGGCTATAGAAAAGAGGTAATTACTCAAAATCTTAAAAATTCCTTCCCTGAGAAATCTGAAGAGGAGATTAAAAAAATTCGAAAAAAATTCTACCGTAATTTCTCCGATTATCTGGTAGAAACGATAAAATCATTCAGTATTTCGGAAACAGAATCCAGAGTAAGAATGCAGCACATTAATCAGGATGTATTTCATGAAGTGCAAAAAGAAGGTAAAAATATTATTCTTCTTGCCGGTCATGTTTTTAACTGGGAATGGATCAATGCTTTGGCAAGAATTGTTCCTCAAAAGCACTGCCACCCTGTGTATAGAAAGGTAAACAGTGATTTTTGGGAAAACCAGATGAAAAAAGTCCGGAACAAATTTGGAAATGAGGCTCTGGAAGCTAATGAAGTAATTCTTAATATTTTCCGAAATAAAAATGACGGAGATTCTATCTACATGTTTGTGGCAGATCAGACCCCACATTTTTCACATGTCACTTATGGATTGGAATTTTTGAACCAAAGGACTCCTGTTTTTATAGGCTATGACAAGCTAGCTACCCGAATGGATCTTGCTTTTATTTATTGTGAAATGAAAAAAGTAAAGCGAGGGTACTACCAAGTCAATTACTACAGAATCTATCCGGACAATGAAAAATTCGTAGAACATGAAGTGGTAAGGAAGTTCCATAAAATGTTGGAAAATACCTTACGCAAACGGCCTGACAATTATCTTTGGTCCCACAGAAAGTGGAAATATCAGGATTCCATCAAAAATTTTGATTCTGAAAAAAATTAG
- the rpsR gene encoding 30S ribosomal protein S18, translating to MAIDEMAKQASAGGESEVKFLTPLDINTKSEKKYCRFKKYGIKHVDYKDADFLLQFVNEQGKILPRRYTGTSLKYQRKVSAAIKRARHLSLLPYVADLLK from the coding sequence ATGGCAATAGATGAAATGGCTAAACAAGCCTCAGCTGGAGGAGAATCAGAAGTAAAATTCCTTACTCCACTTGATATCAATACAAAATCTGAAAAGAAATATTGTAGATTCAAAAAATACGGAATTAAGCACGTTGATTACAAAGATGCTGACTTCTTATTACAATTTGTAAACGAGCAAGGTAAAATCTTACCAAGAAGATACACTGGAACTTCTTTAAAATACCAAAGAAAAGTTTCTGCTGCTATCAAAAGAGCAAGACACCTTTCTTTACTACCTTACGTAGCTGACTTATTAAAATAA
- a CDS encoding 3'-5' exonuclease, whose amino-acid sequence MDFCAIDFETATHEKSSACEMGICVVQDSKIVETKTWLIKPPSFPYFSKFNMAVHGIQPEDVQDAPTFDEIWHEAEELMYGSLMIAHNAGFDASVLRGCLEHYGMFTPKLNYLCSIQLAKKSWNYLPKYGLKPLAEYHNIKFNHHRAGADAEVCAKISLLAFEKLFLTSNDEVNEYMKAKIKKL is encoded by the coding sequence ATGGATTTCTGTGCAATAGATTTTGAAACAGCCACTCATGAAAAAAGCTCTGCTTGTGAGATGGGAATTTGTGTGGTACAAGACTCCAAGATTGTAGAGACCAAAACATGGCTCATAAAGCCACCAAGTTTCCCTTACTTCAGCAAATTTAATATGGCAGTGCACGGGATACAACCTGAGGATGTACAGGATGCCCCTACTTTTGATGAGATCTGGCATGAAGCAGAAGAATTAATGTACGGATCATTAATGATTGCTCACAATGCAGGTTTTGATGCTTCAGTTTTAAGAGGTTGTCTTGAGCATTACGGAATGTTTACTCCCAAGTTAAACTACTTGTGCAGTATACAACTTGCTAAAAAATCATGGAATTATCTTCCAAAATATGGGTTAAAACCACTGGCTGAGTATCACAACATTAAATTTAATCACCACAGAGCCGGAGCTGATGCTGAAGTATGTGCCAAGATCTCTTTACTGGCTTTTGAGAAGCTCTTCCTCACCAGTAATGATGAAGTGAATGAATATATGAAAGCAAAAATAAAAAAGCTTTAA
- a CDS encoding glycosyltransferase family 2 protein: MQNKLAVAILNWNGKNWLEKFLPSVVQFSQNTDIYVIDNLSTDDSIAFLNTHFPTVKIIKNDKNYGFAGGYNEGLKKINNEYYCLLNSDVEVTENWIEPVLHLFEKDTAISAIQPKVLSYNNKNFFEFAGAGGGLIDNLGYPYCRGRIFDDLEEDKGQYDDETEIFWASGCSFFIRSKDFWEQNGFDKRFFAHQEEIDLCWRLINSGKKIFYTGKSKVYHVGGGTLNKQSAQKTYLNIRNNLSMMLKNLPFPKLIWLIFFRLCLDGVAGIYFGLKHGFPHLWAVVRAHFGFYGQLPETWKLRQKHQKVQFYQSEWLIFKHFLGGNKK; encoded by the coding sequence ATGCAGAATAAACTGGCTGTTGCCATCTTAAACTGGAATGGGAAAAACTGGCTGGAAAAATTTCTTCCGAGTGTAGTTCAGTTTTCTCAAAATACAGATATTTATGTTATTGATAATCTTTCTACGGATGATTCTATAGCATTTCTGAACACCCATTTCCCTACTGTAAAAATCATTAAAAACGATAAAAACTACGGATTTGCAGGAGGTTATAATGAAGGATTAAAGAAGATTAATAATGAATATTACTGCCTTCTTAATTCTGATGTAGAGGTTACGGAAAACTGGATAGAACCAGTGTTACATCTGTTTGAAAAAGATACTGCAATTTCCGCAATTCAGCCTAAGGTTTTATCCTACAACAATAAAAACTTCTTTGAATTTGCCGGAGCTGGAGGCGGTCTGATTGATAATCTTGGTTACCCTTACTGTAGAGGGCGTATTTTTGATGATCTCGAAGAAGATAAAGGACAATATGATGATGAAACAGAGATTTTCTGGGCATCGGGATGCAGCTTTTTTATTCGTTCCAAAGATTTTTGGGAACAAAATGGTTTTGATAAACGATTTTTTGCCCACCAGGAAGAGATTGATCTTTGCTGGAGACTTATCAATTCAGGAAAAAAGATATTTTATACCGGGAAATCCAAAGTATATCATGTAGGTGGTGGAACTTTGAATAAACAAAGCGCTCAAAAGACCTATTTAAACATCAGAAACAACCTGTCTATGATGCTTAAAAATCTACCATTTCCAAAGCTTATCTGGCTGATTTTTTTCAGACTTTGTCTGGATGGTGTTGCTGGGATTTATTTTGGATTAAAACATGGGTTTCCTCACCTTTGGGCAGTCGTTAGAGCACATTTTGGTTTTTACGGACAGCTTCCGGAAACATGGAAACTTCGTCAGAAACATCAGAAAGTTCAATTCTATCAATCCGAATGGTTAATTTTCAAACATTTTCTGGGAGGAAATAAAAAGTAA
- a CDS encoding aldehyde dehydrogenase, producing MEIEKILQSQRDFFKTQQTKSLAFRKIYLEKLRSLIISNENILYEAIDKDFGKSKFDTFTTEISFILNDIEYYLKHLKSLAQPKKVGTNLVNQLGKSKIYSEPLGNILVIGAWNYPYQLSLSPIIAAIAAGNCCILKPSEIAENTMKAMSFIINKNFPPEYLYVYEGGIEETTELLKLKFDKIFFTGSTKVGKIVYKAAAEHLTPVVLELGGKSPLIVTKNANLEIAAKRIVWGKFLNAGQTCVAPDYLLVEESIQEQFLEMLRNYIKEFKYYPDSEQYTKIINQRNFQRLVNLIDKEKIYFGGNFDEEKRYIEPTILHTIDWNDEIMQEEIFGPLLPVISFKNYNMALNAVLEQEKPLAAYLFTNNAEEKENFTQKLSFGGGCINDVVMHLSNDNLPFGGVGNSGIGNYHGKFGFEAFSHQKSILEKATWGEPNIKYPPYSEKKLNWIKKLL from the coding sequence ATGGAAATTGAAAAAATTTTACAGAGTCAGAGGGATTTTTTTAAAACGCAGCAGACCAAAAGTCTTGCTTTCAGAAAAATATATCTTGAAAAGCTCAGAAGTCTTATCATTTCCAATGAAAACATCCTTTACGAAGCCATTGATAAAGATTTTGGAAAATCTAAATTTGATACCTTCACCACAGAGATCTCTTTTATCCTGAATGATATAGAGTATTATCTGAAACATTTAAAATCTCTTGCCCAACCTAAAAAAGTAGGCACCAATCTGGTGAATCAGCTTGGAAAAAGTAAAATTTATTCTGAACCATTAGGTAATATTCTGGTAATCGGAGCCTGGAACTATCCTTATCAATTATCTCTTTCACCTATTATTGCTGCTATTGCTGCCGGAAACTGTTGTATTCTGAAGCCCAGTGAAATTGCTGAAAATACCATGAAAGCAATGTCTTTCATCATCAATAAAAACTTTCCACCTGAATACCTGTATGTATATGAAGGCGGAATTGAAGAAACTACGGAGCTTCTGAAGTTGAAGTTTGATAAAATATTCTTTACAGGAAGTACCAAAGTGGGAAAAATTGTATACAAAGCTGCTGCCGAACATTTAACACCTGTAGTTCTTGAATTGGGCGGAAAATCTCCTCTCATTGTTACTAAAAATGCTAATCTTGAAATTGCCGCCAAAAGAATTGTTTGGGGGAAATTTCTGAATGCCGGGCAAACCTGTGTTGCTCCGGATTACTTATTGGTAGAAGAATCCATACAGGAACAGTTTCTGGAAATGCTGAGAAATTATATTAAAGAGTTTAAATATTATCCAGATTCGGAACAGTATACAAAGATTATCAATCAACGAAATTTTCAAAGATTGGTCAACCTTATTGATAAAGAAAAAATATATTTCGGTGGAAATTTTGATGAAGAAAAACGATATATAGAACCTACTATCCTTCATACTATAGACTGGAATGATGAGATCATGCAGGAAGAAATCTTTGGTCCTCTCTTACCTGTTATCAGTTTTAAAAATTACAATATGGCCCTGAATGCAGTATTGGAACAGGAAAAACCTCTGGCTGCTTATCTTTTCACCAATAATGCTGAAGAGAAAGAAAACTTTACACAAAAATTGTCTTTTGGTGGCGGGTGCATTAATGATGTTGTGATGCATTTAAGCAATGATAACCTACCATTTGGAGGGGTTGGAAATTCAGGAATAGGAAATTATCATGGAAAATTCGGTTTTGAAGCGTTCTCTCATCAGAAATCTATTCTGGAAAAGGCAACATGGGGTGAACCGAATATTAAATATCCGCCTTATTCTGAAAAGAAATTAAACTGGATAAAAAAATTGCTCTGA
- a CDS encoding TolC family protein, whose amino-acid sequence MIDYQHLGLQQAIEIGLKNNKNIQISHLKQEMSVTKEKDLKMEKLPDIEFHTSYNQVTNLFQYQDGVFSKPTKYDVINGMYDFTLSASIPVYMGGKIKNTEKKAAIDTDISALRTHLDERQLKMEVITAFLQIHHLKEQQSLINDKMKEDSVNIKQVKALKANGVVTVNEVLRTSLQLSNHKMSWTELDNDIQIAEHKLKTILSLPEQQEMHVDTEDLISDKASIPYIDELTETALIKNESVEITHKNLSLKELDQKLTKANYLPKVTAGGEYFLKYPNMMFFPPEPYAYRLGMIGLNLTYPIENLYKNKYKMQEAKENIDLAKLQIEENEEKIRHNVYEAYKKFEETNQKVKIAEEAIDQAKENYRIVRTKYANKLSLITELIDADNTYLEAESNLISVKINRQLKYYQLQYTIGNL is encoded by the coding sequence ATGATAGATTACCAGCATCTTGGCCTGCAACAGGCTATAGAAATTGGTTTAAAAAATAACAAAAACATCCAGATCAGCCATTTAAAACAGGAGATGTCCGTAACAAAGGAAAAAGACCTGAAAATGGAAAAATTGCCGGATATTGAGTTTCATACCAGCTATAATCAGGTTACCAATCTTTTTCAATACCAGGATGGAGTATTTAGCAAACCTACGAAATATGATGTTATCAACGGAATGTATGATTTTACGCTATCAGCTTCCATCCCTGTCTATATGGGTGGGAAAATAAAAAATACTGAGAAAAAAGCAGCCATTGATACTGATATTTCAGCTTTAAGAACGCATCTGGATGAAAGACAGCTTAAAATGGAAGTGATTACTGCTTTTCTTCAAATCCATCATTTAAAAGAACAACAGTCTCTTATTAATGATAAGATGAAAGAGGATTCTGTGAACATCAAACAGGTAAAAGCTTTGAAAGCTAATGGCGTGGTGACCGTGAATGAGGTGCTGAGAACTTCACTACAGCTTTCCAACCACAAAATGAGCTGGACAGAACTGGATAACGACATACAGATCGCAGAGCATAAGCTGAAAACCATTCTCTCTCTTCCTGAACAGCAGGAAATGCATGTGGATACAGAAGATCTGATCTCTGACAAAGCATCCATTCCTTATATTGACGAGTTAACAGAAACCGCCTTAATCAAGAATGAATCTGTTGAAATTACTCATAAGAATCTTTCATTAAAAGAATTGGATCAGAAACTCACTAAGGCTAATTATTTACCCAAAGTAACTGCCGGTGGAGAATATTTCTTAAAATATCCGAATATGATGTTCTTTCCGCCCGAACCTTATGCTTACCGTTTGGGAATGATAGGGCTGAATCTTACTTATCCTATAGAAAACCTGTACAAAAACAAATACAAAATGCAGGAAGCCAAAGAAAATATTGATTTGGCCAAACTTCAGATTGAAGAAAACGAAGAAAAGATAAGACATAATGTATATGAAGCGTACAAAAAGTTTGAAGAAACCAATCAGAAGGTAAAAATAGCAGAAGAAGCCATTGATCAGGCTAAGGAAAATTATCGTATTGTGAGAACTAAATATGCGAATAAGCTAAGCCTTATCACTGAGCTGATTGATGCAGACAATACTTATCTGGAAGCAGAATCTAATCTTATTTCCGTAAAAATTAACAGACAACTCAAATATTATCAACTCCAGTATACGATAGGAAACTTATAA
- a CDS encoding thioredoxin family protein — translation MKKLTLIAVLGLSTLAFSQEVKNLPDKGKQKTALIVPTEQKELDAKKKAAEEKAKLPKPYNPKADAQADINKLVAQAKKEGKNIMIQAGGNWCIWCLRFNNFVQETPELKELVDKNYLYYHLNYSPDNKNEKVFAQYDNPGEKFGYPVFIVLDKTGKMIKVQQSDVLEEGKGYSKDKVKEFFNAWKPKA, via the coding sequence ATGAAAAAATTGACATTGATCGCAGTTCTAGGATTAAGTACATTGGCTTTCTCACAGGAAGTAAAGAACTTACCGGACAAAGGAAAGCAAAAAACGGCTCTTATTGTGCCCACTGAACAAAAAGAATTGGATGCAAAGAAGAAAGCAGCTGAAGAGAAAGCAAAACTTCCTAAGCCTTACAATCCGAAAGCTGATGCTCAGGCTGATATTAATAAATTAGTAGCACAGGCTAAAAAGGAAGGAAAGAATATTATGATTCAGGCTGGTGGAAACTGGTGTATCTGGTGTCTAAGATTTAATAATTTTGTACAGGAAACTCCTGAATTGAAAGAACTGGTAGACAAAAACTACTTGTATTATCACTTGAATTATTCTCCGGATAATAAAAATGAAAAAGTTTTTGCTCAATATGATAATCCTGGTGAAAAGTTTGGATATCCTGTATTTATCGTTTTGGATAAAACCGGTAAAATGATTAAAGTTCAGCAGAGTGATGTATTGGAAGAAGGAAAAGGATACAGCAAAGACAAGGTAAAAGAGTTCTTTAATGCTTGGAAGCCTAAAGCATAA
- the rplI gene encoding 50S ribosomal protein L9, with protein MEIILKKDVENLGLEFDTVNVKPGYARNFLIPQGIALLATPKNKAALEATLEARKEEEAKLIATANAVVEQLKKTTITIPAKVGTGDKLFGSINNADLSAALEKAGVSVEKKYIKIPGNTIKRTGKFAALIRLHRNVEYNYEFDIVSDAPVVAAPAAKKEEAKSEEA; from the coding sequence ATGGAAATTATCCTAAAAAAAGACGTAGAAAACTTAGGACTTGAGTTTGATACAGTAAACGTAAAGCCAGGTTATGCTAGAAACTTCTTAATTCCTCAAGGAATTGCTCTTTTAGCTACACCTAAAAACAAAGCTGCTTTAGAAGCTACATTAGAGGCTAGAAAAGAAGAAGAAGCTAAATTAATCGCTACTGCTAACGCTGTAGTTGAGCAATTGAAGAAGACTACTATTACTATTCCTGCAAAAGTAGGTACTGGTGATAAGTTATTCGGATCTATTAACAATGCTGATCTATCTGCTGCTTTAGAAAAAGCTGGTGTTTCTGTAGAGAAAAAATATATCAAAATTCCTGGTAACACAATCAAGAGAACTGGTAAATTTGCTGCTCTTATCAGACTTCACAGAAATGTTGAGTACAACTACGAATTCGACATCGTTTCTGATGCTCCAGTTGTAGCTGCTCCTGCTGCTAAGAAGGAAGAGGCTAAATCTGAAGAAGCTTAA
- a CDS encoding HlyD family secretion protein, whose translation MAQKQLTQKEKRINKTITLLAWILIISGVTGMVSFYLFSRKNVTTNDAQIEQYITPVSSKVSGFIKTIKFNENQFVHKGDTLIVIDNREFVNQVHMAEASLNANTENITTIESSVNTKASDTKIIDAKIASARIDIWRTEQDYKRYKNLLAEDAATEQEFENVKASYEQSKANLLALEQQKNAVKAGASEQQTKVAPAKSQIQQSSASLNNAKLFLSYTVITAPYEGWVGKKTIQEGQLIKEGQALVQIVSKEKWIIANYKETQLGQIDQTKEVIITADAYPDVEFKGKILSVSPASGSQFSLVKPDNATGNFVKIEQRFPVKIILDNNKDNEKLLSGMNVLVSARKI comes from the coding sequence ATGGCACAGAAACAACTGACACAAAAAGAAAAAAGAATCAACAAGACGATCACTTTATTGGCCTGGATTCTTATCATCAGCGGGGTCACGGGAATGGTAAGTTTCTATCTTTTTTCGAGAAAAAATGTTACCACCAACGATGCGCAGATTGAACAATATATTACGCCAGTATCCAGTAAGGTTTCAGGGTTTATTAAAACCATAAAGTTTAATGAAAACCAGTTTGTGCATAAAGGTGACACATTAATTGTTATTGACAACAGAGAATTTGTTAATCAGGTTCATATGGCTGAAGCCAGTCTTAATGCCAATACAGAAAATATTACCACCATTGAAAGTAGTGTTAATACAAAGGCAAGCGATACCAAAATTATTGATGCTAAAATTGCTTCTGCAAGAATTGATATCTGGAGAACAGAACAGGATTATAAAAGATATAAAAACCTTCTGGCTGAAGATGCCGCCACAGAACAGGAATTTGAAAACGTAAAAGCATCTTATGAACAGTCAAAAGCGAATCTTTTAGCCCTGGAACAACAAAAAAATGCAGTAAAAGCAGGGGCCAGCGAACAACAGACTAAAGTGGCTCCAGCCAAGAGCCAGATTCAACAAAGTTCAGCCAGTTTAAACAATGCGAAGCTTTTCCTTTCTTATACGGTAATTACAGCTCCTTACGAGGGCTGGGTAGGAAAAAAAACAATTCAGGAAGGACAACTGATTAAAGAAGGACAGGCATTGGTACAAATCGTAAGCAAAGAAAAATGGATCATTGCTAATTACAAAGAAACACAACTTGGCCAGATCGATCAGACTAAGGAAGTCATCATCACAGCAGATGCTTATCCAGATGTTGAATTCAAAGGAAAAATCCTTTCTGTTTCACCTGCTTCAGGGTCTCAATTTTCGTTGGTAAAACCGGACAATGCAACCGGAAACTTTGTAAAGATCGAACAGAGATTTCCCGTAAAAATTATTCTTGACAATAATAAAGACAACGAAAAGCTGCTTTCCGGAATGAATGTTCTGGTGAGTGCTAGGAAAATTTAG
- the apaG gene encoding Co2+/Mg2+ efflux protein ApaG gives MMFSKMTSNIKVSVIPEYDSKNSYPSENRYVFKYNITIENDGSFPIKVLKRKWLIFDVGFGYTEIIGDGIIGLTPEIETGENFGYFSNVMLRSGVGNMSGKYLVKNLVTQETFEIDIPKFNLLSEVLSN, from the coding sequence ATGATGTTTTCAAAAATGACTTCCAATATCAAAGTTTCAGTTATACCTGAATATGATAGTAAGAATAGTTATCCATCCGAAAACCGTTATGTTTTCAAGTACAATATCACCATAGAAAATGACGGAAGCTTTCCTATAAAAGTACTGAAAAGAAAATGGCTTATCTTTGATGTAGGATTTGGATACACAGAAATTATAGGCGATGGAATCATCGGCTTAACTCCAGAGATAGAAACTGGTGAAAATTTCGGTTATTTCTCCAATGTAATGCTCCGTTCCGGAGTAGGAAATATGAGTGGAAAATACCTTGTTAAAAACCTGGTGACGCAGGAGACTTTTGAGATTGATATCCCAAAATTCAACCTGTTATCTGAAGTTTTAAGTAATTAA